In the genome of Fusarium poae strain DAOMC 252244 chromosome 1, whole genome shotgun sequence, the window GATGGTTGAACTAACGGGATATCACAGGCCGAGTCGATCGAAGATGTCACCCGAGCCCAACTCCAAAAGATCAAGGAGACCCGAACCCACGAGCCCAAGATCCTGACCGACCTGCGAAAGCGAAAGTTGATCAAGATGCAAAAGGTCATCAGTTTCAAGATGGAAAAGGGACCCAAGTTTGCGCTGGAGATGACTAAGGAGGAAACCGACCTGACAGCCGACATGATTGCGTCTGGATCGTGGAAGACGGCCAACTTCAAGCCCTACAACTTCAAGGCCCTCGGTGCCGACCAAAACGCTGGTGCTCTACACCCTCTCAACAAGGTGCGACATGAGTTCCGATCCATTTTCTTCGAGATGGGTTTCGAGGAGATGCCTACCAACAAGTTCGTCGAGACTGGGTTCTGGAACTTCGATGCTCTGTTCGTGCCTCAACAGCACCCTGCCCGTGATCTCCAGGACACTTTCTACATCTCTGATCCTGCTGTCGGTGATGCGCCGCGGTCCGAGGAGGGACAGAACACAGAGGAGTACTGGGAGAACATCAAGCAGGTCCACCAAGACGGCAAGTTTGGATCAATTGGTTACAGGTACCCCTGGTCAGCGGAGGAGACCAAAAGACTGGTGCTCCGAACCCACACTACTGCGATTTCAACAGCCATGCTTTACAAGCTAGCGGCGCAAAAGGGACCTGACGGCCGCCCACCCCCTGCCCGATACTTCTCTATTGATCGGGTTTTCCGTAACGAGACAGTGGACGCTACCCATTTGGCTGAGTTCCACCAGGTCGAGGGTGTTATCGCTGACTACGACCTTACGCTGGGTGGACTGATGGAGTTCATGGAGGCCTTCTTCGCCAAGATGGGTATCACCAATCTCAAGTTCAAGCCCGCCTACAACCCTTACACCGAGCCCAGTATGGAAATCTTCAGCTACCACGAGGGCCTGGGCAAACTGGTTGAGATTGGAAACAGTGGCATGTTCCGACCTGAGATGTTGGAGCCCATGGGTCTACCCAAGGATATGCGAGTATTTGGTTGGGGTCTTTCACTGGAACGACCAACCATGATCAAGTACAAGATTTCCAACATCCGAGAGTTGTTGGGCCACAAGGTCGATCTCAACTTCATCGAGAGAAACCCTGCGGTGAGATTAGAGAAGGAGTAAGGAAAACTCCAAGTCATTGATGTACATGCaagataagaaaaaaaaagagagagagagagagagatacGAATGACGCATTTTGGGCTGATTAGAGGACGGCATCTAAGTTAGGGAGATAGGACCTGTGCAACCGACAGTGCAGTATCTATCATGACTAGACGAAATAAGattaacaaaaaaaaaaaaaacaatggGTTAGTTACCTAGTTTCAAGCATGAATGAGCCTCGATCTGAGTCCAAGCCTCGATCTGGTCTGGATCTGGAATCTGAGAATAGGGGTCCCCGGATGAGATGATGACTGATGAGGAGGGACCCTGACTAGAGACGGGAATCGAGGTCTAAGATGGAGTCATGTCGTCAGTGAAGTTTTGTTTCAGAGACGGCGCCCCACCAAAAGGGAAGTAACTTTGCGTTGAATTACGCACACGATTTGATAGTTTATGGACCCTGCATCATGACGGTTTAATTCGGCAGTTGTTTTTGATTTGGTGGACAGAGAGCTTGGTTCTTGTTGATCCGATTGATGATATTTGGAACTCGACACTTGAATGGAGCTCTCGAGGTTCTGGGCTTCCCCGCTTTCGGCACCCTCCTTTTGCTTCGGGTTCGGATCTGTAGCTCCACCAGAGTTGATCGGCCCCACGTCCCTTGAGCCCCGCCTCGCGTGTCATCAACATCGCATATCTCAGcccatcgcatcgcatccaCTTCAGACCTCGTCATTAAGATCCAAGAACGGCTTTTGACGTGTGTATTCCTCATTGTCGTTGAAACTGTGGGTACGTACCCGTCAGATGTACTGTTTACAGATTTATCAGGCAAGAATACTGCAGTAAAGGCAATTGatcctcttgtctcttgtaCAATGCAACGCTGTATGCATGTTGGCTATTTGTATCTGTCGGATGCAGTTTAAGGACAGCAACGCCCGTGGCGTCCTTCCCCGCGTAAAGTTACTGGTGTTTATTATTCCCCTGCCAAGTTACAAGGTGGTGTGACCTCTGTCACTTTTGCTTGGGCATTGACTTGACCCCTTCTCCGCAGAGATCAGCGTCTTGGTGCCGATTCAGAAGTCATGATGCTCACTAAACATCCTTCGCTTTATCCGTTACCGCCAGATACCGTCCCAGCGTCTGGCGATCGAAACGTCCTGACAAGCATCGCCCATCAGCCAAAAGGGATGGCAGTGACAGTAGACACTCGTCTGAGGCGAACGGGGGGGTACGCCACCTTTGTCATGGCCTGGGTAGCTAGAGCTCGAAAAAGAATGGCCAGCACGTTTGGTCTCAAAGCTTACTGAGTAATGTCTCTATTGGTCAGTCCACTGCTGTACTGTATGATGATGGCTGGCTGTCTTGACTTAACTTCCCGTGGCACGCGAGAACAGGCCCAGGCATGCGTAGAGTGTTGCACTCGCCCTTACCCTTTTGCTGCAAGAGTTGGAGCAAGGTCTAGGGATCGACAGAGCTGGTCTGTTCGGCTCTCTCCTCCTCTCTGTAGATATAAACTCACCTTGTCCCCCTCCTCTTGATCTCTttattctcatcatcaaaccACATCAAACAATCCAACACTGTCTCCTACGAATCTATCCTACATCAAAGGATATCCACGATCATAAAGAACACTTAAATACACCTTTACTTCTCCAACAACAACCATAATGGATTCCGGTGCTCCCCAGACTGGTGCTGCTACTGGCAACGTCAGCGGTCGTCGCCGAGTACGTCTTCCCACATACCCACTCTCATCTGCACCTTTCCACTAACAACACTTCACCCACAGAGCTCAGGCTTCATGCCCGCCTTTGCCGGTCTCTCTGAGCAGAAGCGTGGTTCTCAGGACAGCGCTGCCCGCCGAGCGAGTATGTCAGACCAAGCGCCCAAGAGCGGCTTCTTTGGCCAGTTCTTCCACAAGTACGTCACGATTGTCACATTATCGTCCCTTGAAACCATACTGATCATGGCACTGCAGCAACTTCGGAAGAAACGCTCAAAAGTAATTGAAATCATTGACGAATAAATGAAAGGCATTGTCCTACTGTATAAATAGTATCATGACGGCGCATTGCAGGGTATGATGATGCCCTTTTATTGCAATTTGGTAATTTGGCCATGGACTTGACGCGAAAGCGAGCTTAGGTGTCAAACTGGAGTTAAATAGCAGAATAAATCGTGCAATGGAGTTAACCGCATTCCCAATCATGAATTTGTAACATATTGTGGAGCAACTATGAGGAACAGGAatactactaaggtagataGTATTCAGCTTGTTGTGGGTAAGAAGGAAGAATAAGTAGCCTGATGGGAAGCAGAAAGAATAGCTCCCTAAGTCTTgtagtataaaaataagtaaatagtctATCTAGGAactatacctaggtagtctaaggagcataaagtgtccCACCAATTTCGCCTCTTATGCTTCTTATTCTTCTAGATATTACTTTGAAGTTCACATATCTTCGATTCAAAATCACATGGATATTGCCTAATCAATTGCTTCAAATATGATCAATTCTTCTAACATTACCGTGCAACCTGACGCCTTTTGTATCACTGCCGAATACATCCATATCCGACACGATCTATAAATTGCCATCCATCTAAGAGCTTCTATGCATCTTTTAACATGTTGCAACAACCACCCTGTGATACTCTCTCCATTTAAGCCTTGACCATAAAAATCTATCCAATGTTAGCAAAGTATTCAAAAAATGGTAGAACTCGGGGCAGACAAACCTGGTTCAGTGCCTTGGTATCCAACACAGCCTGTCTCTTTTGCGCGATGAATCGTGATCGCACAAAGTTCCTGCTACCACGAGGTGTGGATGTGCCAGAAGGCGTCGTTGCTCCCGTTCCGGGGACTGAAGCCGCGGGTGTAGAATCCGCTGTGCTCGCTGATTCCCCATccttcttgcgcttcttcttgtccttcttttccttcttggaCTTCTTGTCCTTTACCTTCTCCTCGTCTGATCCATCCGGTGACCGGCTCTTATCCTTAGACTTCGacttgcgcttcttggacCGTTCTTCTGAAGGTGtggcatcttcatcgtctgaGACTTCTGTAGAGGACTTCTTGCGGGACTtgcccttcttttctttcttctcctttttcttggccttggcatCGTCACTGTCGGTCTCCTTTCGCTTGCGCTCTTCCTTGCgcctcttcttgctcttggaGTCGGTATCACGGCTGGAAgagtcttcctcttcgtcgtctgaGCTTGCCTTCCTCTTTTTggacttcttctccttcttggaTTCTTTTAGTGTGAGTGCAGATTCCATGACAGCGTCTCCTTCGGAACTTGACTctgcctccttcttctcagccacCTTATCTTCTACTTCCTTCATTTCATCGCCAACCAGAAGACCACCATATACGAATCGCATGGCACCATATCGTTGTTCGACGAAGTGGTGTGTCTTAACAGCAAGCCGGTTTTGCTGGTCCTCttcgatagcttcttctgcCTTTCCGTTGAGTCGACTGAGTAGATCTTGGAATACATCGAGGCCAGTAACTTCGTCCTCCTTGGACTTGCTGAAACCCAATCCCTTCATATCATCCTTGAGAACCACCCGAATGTAGGAGGCGTTGGCAGCGGTGTGTAGCTCCGAGTGCGGCGCATCCTGGGCTCCTAGGAACTGGCCCGGTTGCCAGCCCTGTGCGCGCAGGATCTTCTGTCCGAAGGTATTCGTATCTTTTGTCCATTTCGTGTTGTTGGGATCCTTGTTGATCTTCCGTCGGCTATGGGGAGTTAGCGTATGGCCATAAAGACACCCAACGCAATGTATGAGTGCGTGGTCTCTTACATCTTGTTTTCTGCGAGAAGTCCCATATTTGCGACTTGAAACTATTAAAAGACACAATCGCCAAACACTTCAAGATGGGAGAGTTGAGCAAGCCTAGAGGTacagaaaaaaaaggtgGGCGGTGGGGATGTGCGGTCGCGAAAATATCTTATCGCTACACCTTATTGGACGCAGTTAAACTATAATTGCCCCCTAGCCCATCCGCTAGCTTATCTTGACCGAGTCTCACCGAGGCACAAATGTTGACTTGTAAGCCTAGTAGGATAGCAGTTCAGCTTATACCAGGTTCATTATTACTTTCAGTGTGATGCAACGACATTGAATGAATGGTGTGTGAAGATTCTGTTGATAAGCTGCTGGTCCATCCAGCGACTGCCTGAAGAAGCAATAATTGTAGGCATATGATACAAAGAATCTAGGTACTGGTTATGATGTCCTTCCCTCCCTATGGTCCATACCAAGCGGTTCTGATTATTAGAAAAATCAATAAACTCCAGAGCGTCCAAATTGCATTGCTCTCGACAAGGAAATCTCCTATTCATTTAATAATTGAGCTCGCCGCTACCACCACCCGAGGCTTGGTCAAGATCTTCGTAGCTTTTAAGGCTGCGACCCTGGACAGCCTCACGAGGACCTCCAGCGGCTGCTCCAGCACCGTCACCCCAACGCGAGCCACCGTTTCGGTTGCGAGGGCCATCAAAACGGGGGCCGCCGCGACGGTCATAAGGCCCAGATCGATACTGGCCTCGACCACCACCCATGCCTCCTCGGCGAATAGGGCCTCCGCCAGCGCGATCATCGCCCATTGGAGGCCATCCTCCAGGAGGCATGTTGGCAAACACGGGGTTGAAGTTACCAGGAGGCATTGGGAAGCCGGGCATACCCATCATGCCATTCATGGAAAAGTTCTGGAGGTTAAAACCGCGTGGTGTTCCGCTGCTGGATTGGCCATTGGAAGTTGGGAAGTGGCCATTCGAGTTCGCATCAGTCCTGGAAGGGGCGATATGCGACGGATCCATTACATAGGCATTGATGAGTTCGAACTAGACAATTGATTAGCAAAAtaccaaaaaaagaaaaagaaaaacgaCGTTCTGTACCTCTTGTTTGAGGGTATCAACCCAGTCGTTGTGACGCTTTTCGACGTGCTTGCGCCAGAAGTGCTCTTCCTTGAACAGCTTAGAACAATCAAGAGCCTTGCATCGCCACTTGTGCTCGTCTTCTTGCTTCACGTGCTTCATGAGCTCCTCTTCAACAGCCTCATCAGCAGGACGACCACCAAGCTTTCGAATATCGACAGAATGGGGATCCAGTATTTGTGTTAGCTTGTCTTCGAAGGTCTTGACCCAATTGAACGCTCGAAGGAGCTGTTGCTCAGTCTTGTTAGAGGTGTTTCGGAACTTCTTTTCACTCTCGGTGAGCTCGCCCTCggcatcatcttcatttCGCTTCTTGCCAGGGAAAGGGTCTCCGTTCGCACTGGCCCTTGCAACAGCCTTTGCTGTGGACGAAAGGGTGCTTCGAGGGCGCCGCAAGTGCCCACCAGGACATTTTCGGGTAAGCTCGTGAACCGAGTCACTCTCGAAAACACAAAAGAAGCAGAAGTTGAAGACGCGACGCAAGTACTCGATCAAAAGGTCgagctgcttcttcttaacTAAAAGGTCTTCGTCATcgacttcttcgtcttcaacGGCgccctcctcttcttcctcttcgataTCAATAAcgccatcttcctcctcgtccaTAGCTTCGTCCATTCCAACCTCTCGGgtcttcttgaccttcttaGCGGGTGCTGGGACAATAGCCGGCTGAAGTTGACCTGCATTTCTCAGATCTTCAACCTTTTCCTCGATCTTCAACGTAGCCTGGAAATCAGAACCAAATTCTTCCTCAAACTTGTTAACGATTCGTTGCACAAGTAGTAGATCCTTATCAATACGCTCGGGGGCAGAGAAGAGATCCCAAAGTGCCTTTTTCCTGGGGTGAACAGGTGGGTTATGTACTCCAACATGGCAGACGAAATCACCTCGAACTTCATCCTTGACAGTCTTTCCATTAATGGCCTCCAAGGCTTTGTCGGCAGTGGAAACCGGCAGGGGAGATTTGAGCACCTCGTCACCATCCTCATCCTTCGGATCGATACGGTCCCCGGGGAGAGCCGTTTCTGATGAAGGATGAAGCATAACCCATCCAATGCGATGGTATCGCTTGCTAGGATTGGGATCGGACAGGGACAACCACTTGAAGCCACCCTCCTCCTCACCAAGATGTTCTTTGCAAAAGGCCTCGAGGTTCTGGCGGCTTACATGGGGTGCAATGGTCTTGATCAAAAGGGTTGGCTGTAATTGGTTCTCGTCACGGATGTCAGCGCCGTTGGCAGGAACAAGGTCACCAACGCCCAAGATCTCATTTGTGGCTGTCGCCTCTCCCTCTTCCTTTTCAACAACGCCACCGCTACCATTACTCTCACTCTTGGGAAGACCTTCCAAAGAGAAGTCGTCAAAGGTACCTGACTCAAGATCTTGCTCCCACTGGCTGTAGGCACCGCGTCGGGATTCATTCAACTTTGTTCTGAAATCATCTCGGATCTCAGGGACGTATCTCTCTTTGAACCACTGCTCCTTCTTGTGTTCAGACACAAATGAGCGAGCCATCTTGGCTTGGAGTTCCTCCTTGTACGCATCGTAAGCAGCCTGGATCTtggccttttccttttcacGATCTTCTGGGCCACGAGTCCTTTCTGGCTCGCGACGTCGACCAGTGCGCGCTCGCTCCCTCTCCTCCTTCATCTTCTCATTTATTCTCCACCATTCTCCGAAGTAGGAGAAGCCGACCTGGTAAGGAAGCTTAGCCGGGTCGTGAAGAGGGTTCACGCTTGGGCTGCCAGTGCTGGAATCTTGGCCAGGAACGTATCGATCAATGTTGGCAGGTGGGGATTGCATGCGGCGTCTATCATCACGGTCCCGGTCATCTCCTCGCCGGGTTCGGGGCTCGTAGCGGTCAACAGTGGCAGGGGAGCGGGATCGGCGGCGGTCTCGACGGTCATGGCCTTGCAGCATGTTAGCCATGTTCAGATCGACGATAGGGCTTACACGCCTTGATGGCGCGAAGCAAAGCGTAACTCTGGTGAAAACGAACCTGGGGATCTTCCACGATAGAAGGAATCGCCACGATCAGGGCGTTCATCGCGGTTGCGAGAGTCGTCACGATTCCAGCTGCGATCAGCCGGAGAACGAGCCGAAGCGTCCCGAAAAGATGTGTACGAGTCCATTCTTGGTATGGTTGCCAGCGACGCGACGCGGCATGAAAGAGGGTTGCCTAAGAGGGTTTCGGCGCAAGTCTCTGCTACTTGCAGAGAGGAATTGACGGTTCGCAAAGGCGGGATCTATTGAGTTGCAACATTTCGACGTTAGACAAGTTATCTTGAGTCAAGGTATGGATGAACGATCGTGTagacaagaaaaagaggaggGTTGCCAAAGAGGCGCCATTAAGAAGATGAGCCGAGAGCAACGCGCCCTGagcgaagaagagaaaatgaTAGGAAAATATTGGAAGGGGATAGGATAGAGATGCCGCGTCAAGGAGGGAGGACGAGAGAGAACGCGAGGGTGCGAAAGCGGCTGGGTCGAGGAGTTGCAAGAGATGCAAGAGGGATCAGGGGAAAAGAGAGTAGAGCAGGAGATGAGAAAGAGTATAGGGAGACAAACTAATTGAACAAGCGCGATCTTCTAAGAAGGAAGATAATGAGCTTGAGAAAAGTAGAGAGTGATGAGCGCCCTCACTTCACAGAAAGATGGCAAGACAGTACAATAGAATGtaatgcgatgcgatgctaTTATGTGATAGAGTGAGGTTGAAGAGGCTAAGTCGGTTGGTTCAACTGGGGACCACTCGGAAGTTCAGCTGTGCCCGGCCACCTGTTCCTGGGCCTGTCGCGCAAATTAGTGGGTCACTCCACGGAAACAGCAGGGGTGATTTGAAGCTCTGCTCTTGGATACTAGGGGTAAGCGCGATATCTGTCAGGTAGTTACAAAGAGATGTTTCAATGACTTCCAACCTGACCACCTGGATCTATCTCTATTTTATTACGGCAATACGTTGCAAATTTTGATGTCGCTATCACCTTGCTATTCTTATTTGCCATTGACTTTTTGCAGTTATTGACAAACACAAACGGTTTTGACGTGGCCTGAAAATTCAACTAATGTACTATATCGGGGACATCACAAACTTGGCTGATACTATTACATAGAGCATTTAGGACGAAATAATCGA includes:
- a CDS encoding hypothetical protein (BUSCO:18032at5125) — its product is MTTSSSVPSGDLTSQILQALSEKSPLLSSEAFPTIAFQDIKASLDRLASRSMITYETIDREEAILEPEAEQIAEHGSHEARVFEALRNAVEGLSIQDLEKAIGDKTVTKVGQGKAFKEKWIKKSSDGKLVATAESIEDVTRAQLQKIKETRTHEPKILTDLRKRKLIKMQKVISFKMEKGPKFALEMTKEETDLTADMIASGSWKTANFKPYNFKALGADQNAGALHPLNKVRHEFRSIFFEMGFEEMPTNKFVETGFWNFDALFVPQQHPARDLQDTFYISDPAVGDAPRSEEGQNTEEYWENIKQVHQDGKFGSIGYRYPWSAEETKRLVLRTHTTAISTAMLYKLAAQKGPDGRPPPARYFSIDRVFRNETVDATHLAEFHQVEGVIADYDLTLGGLMEFMEAFFAKMGITNLKFKPAYNPYTEPSMEIFSYHEGLGKLVEIGNSGMFRPEMLEPMGLPKDMRVFGWGLSLERPTMIKYKISNIRELLGHKVDLNFIERNPAVRLEKE
- a CDS encoding hypothetical protein (BUSCO:11758at5125) yields the protein MDSYTSFRDASARSPADRSWNRDDSRNRDERPDRGDSFYRGRSPGHDRRDRRRSRSPATVDRYEPRTRRGDDRDRDDRRRMQSPPANIDRYVPGQDSSTGSPSVNPLHDPAKLPYQVGFSYFGEWWRINEKMKEERERARTGRRREPERTRGPEDREKEKAKIQAAYDAYKEELQAKMARSFVSEHKKEQWFKERYVPEIRDDFRTKLNESRRGAYSQWEQDLESGTFDDFSLEGLPKSESNGSGGVVEKEEGEATATNEILGVGDLVPANGADIRDENQLQPTLLIKTIAPHVSRQNLEAFCKEHLGEEEGGFKWLSLSDPNPSKRYHRIGWVMLHPSSETALPGDRIDPKDEDGDEVLKSPLPVSTADKALEAINGKTVKDEVRGDFVCHVGVHNPPVHPRKKALWDLFSAPERIDKDLLLVQRIVNKFEEEFGSDFQATLKIEEKVEDLRNAGQLQPAIVPAPAKKVKKTREVGMDEAMDEEEDGVIDIEEEEEEGAVEDEEVDDEDLLVKKKQLDLLIEYLRRVFNFCFFCVFESDSVHELTRKCPGGHLRRPRSTLSSTAKAVARASANGDPFPGKKRNEDDAEGELTESEKKFRNTSNKTEQQLLRAFNWVKTFEDKLTQILDPHSVDIRKLGGRPADEAVEEELMKHVKQEDEHKWRCKALDCSKLFKEEHFWRKHVEKRHNDWVDTLKQEFELINAYVMDPSHIAPSRTDANSNGHFPTSNGQSSSGTPRGFNLQNFSMNGMMGMPGFPMPPGNFNPVFANMPPGGWPPMGDDRAGGGPIRRGGMGGGRGQYRSGPYDRRGGPRFDGPRNRNGGSRWGDGAGAAAGGPREAVQGRSLKSYEDLDQASGGGSGELNY